GAAAAATGGTCGGTAGATTTGATGGCGCATCTTTTGCCACGACACTTGCAAATCATCTACGAAATCAATCGGCGTTTCTTGGATGAGATTAGACAGAAGTATCCAAACGACCTTGAAAAAATCAGACGCCTCTCACTCATTGAAGAAGGTCCAACGCGCATGGTGCGCATGGCAAACCTTGCAGTTGTAGGAAGTCATGCCGTCAATGGCGTCGCTGCCATACACTCTGAATTAATCAAGCAGACATTGTTCAAAGATTTCTATGAACTCTGGCCCGAAAAATTCCAAAACAAGACAAACGGCATTACACCACGCCGCTGGCTGCGTCTGTGCAACCCTAGACTCTCAAAGCTGATTGATGAAAAAATTGGCGAGGAATGGGTAACGAATCTGTACGAACTTAAAAAACTTATTCCTTACGCAGACGATGCAGCTTTCCAAGAAAGTTGGCGCAAGGTCAAACGCGAAAATAAACTTGCACTAGCAGAATATATCAAATCGCGCAATCACATTGTTGTCAATCCTGATTCAATGTTTGATTGCCACATTAAGCGCATTCACGAATACAAGCGGCAACTGCTCAATGCCTTGCATGTAGTTTGGCTCTACAATTGGATTAAAGCTCACCCTTACGAAGAAGTTACACCGCGCACGATTCTCTTTGCAGGCAAAGCTGCACCGGGTTACTACAAAGCAAAGCTCATCATCAAGTTGATTAACTCTATTGCAGAGGTCATCAATCATGACCGTGATGTGACAGAGAAATTGAAAGTCGTCTTTCTTGAAAATTACTCTGTCTCGCTTGCTGAGAAAATCATTCCAGCAGCAGATCTCTCTGAACAAATTTCTACGGCAGGCACAGAAGCTAGTGGTACAGGCAATATGAAGTTTGCGCTTAACGGTGCTATCACTATTGGTACGCTCGATGGGGCAAATATCGAAATCAAACAAGAAGTTGGTGATGAGAACATCTTCATCTTTGGTCTGAACGTGGAGCAAGTCTCGGCGTTGCGTCAAAGAGGCTATCAGCCCTGGATGTATTACGAACAAAATCCTGAACTCAAACAAGTGATTGATATGATTGCAAGCGGGTACTTCTCACCTTCTCAACCCGATCTCTTCCGCCCAATCGTCAACTCACTCTTACAAGGCGACTACTACATGTTGATGGCAGATTTTGCTGACTATGTGCGCGCACAAAAGCAAGCAAGTGAAGCCTACCGCGATGTGCACAGATGGACAAAAATGAGCATTCTCAATGTGGCAAATACAGGCAAGTTCTCTTCTGACCGCACCATTCAGGAATATGCTGATGAAATCTGGCATGCAAAGCCCATCACGATTGAAATGCCCGAAAATACGCATGCAAAGAAGACACTTGAACACGCTGAGTAGCACACACCAAGAAAAGACAAAAGCCGCCAAGCAAGCCATGCTAAGGCGGCTGTCTTGTTTTTAGTCAAGTTCATTGCGAAATCAAGTTTTTACTTTGCCTGCGCTTCAAGCAAGACTGAAAGTTTATCCGTCATCGTACCATAGAGTTTTCGCTTCTCTTGAGCAAGGCTTTTTAAGAGCAATTTAAGATCACGCCGTTCAGGTGTGCCCTTCCCTAAAAGCTCTTGCCGAAAGAGCTGAACGCGCCGCTCTAATTGATGCAAATCCTGCCATTTGCCGAAAAGCGAATTAAGCGTACGCAGGGCTTTAAGATCGTGAAATGCAAACGAGTCAGATGCAGGCAAAACCTCTAACCAGTAAAACAACTGCTTCAAGGCTTTGCGCAAATCGTGCAAGGTTTCAGCATTGCGGTCAGAAGCAGGTATTTCAACACTTTCCCACAAAGCTCGGGTTTCATCTTGCATGGCGCGAAGCGTTTGCAAAGAAACTCTCTCACTCAAGCCCTTCGGTTGCGACAGCAACTGCCAGTCACTTTCTGAAATGGGTAAAAGTGTAAAGACCTTACGCAGATACCGTGCACTGGCTTGAAGCGAAGTTTTTAGGTAGGCTTCAAACAGTGGAAAGCGACGCTCAAGACGGTGCGCAAATACTTCTAACAAGCCTATCGCATTATAGACGTCACGGCAAGCGCCACAAGTGAGATAGAGCGTTGCAAAGGGTAAAAC
This genomic stretch from [Chlorobium] sp. 445 harbors:
- a CDS encoding glycogen phosphorylase, with the translated sequence MPFKKLGSPTRNFSAKPGLQEEDLQTLRTLFAQHLKYSLAKDEYTATVRDSYNALALSVRDALIDRWIETQQTYYRQDVKRVYYLSMEFLIGRTLGNAALNLGLNDEVRELMLQLGYKLEAIEEIEPDAGLGNGGLGRLAACFLDSMATLGIPGYGYGIRYEFGIFAQKIRNGYQVETPDNWLRYGNPWEIVRPEYLYKVQFYGNVHEYLDQHGNLRHDWVNTQEVMALAYDTPVPGYGNNTVNNMRLWSAKATREFNFECFNEGDYDRAVAEKAESETISKVLYPNDNTPEGKELRLKQEYFFVSATLQDIVRRYKKTHTTFDQFADKVAIQLNDTHPAIAVAELMRLLVDIEHLSWEKAWSITTRTFAYTNHTVLPEALEKWSVDLMAHLLPRHLQIIYEINRRFLDEIRQKYPNDLEKIRRLSLIEEGPTRMVRMANLAVVGSHAVNGVAAIHSELIKQTLFKDFYELWPEKFQNKTNGITPRRWLRLCNPRLSKLIDEKIGEEWVTNLYELKKLIPYADDAAFQESWRKVKRENKLALAEYIKSRNHIVVNPDSMFDCHIKRIHEYKRQLLNALHVVWLYNWIKAHPYEEVTPRTILFAGKAAPGYYKAKLIIKLINSIAEVINHDRDVTEKLKVVFLENYSVSLAEKIIPAADLSEQISTAGTEASGTGNMKFALNGAITIGTLDGANIEIKQEVGDENIFIFGLNVEQVSALRQRGYQPWMYYEQNPELKQVIDMIASGYFSPSQPDLFRPIVNSLLQGDYYMLMADFADYVRAQKQASEAYRDVHRWTKMSILNVANTGKFSSDRTIQEYADEIWHAKPITIEMPENTHAKKTLEHAE